The DNA window AACCGCATCGACGTCGTGAAGTCGGTGGGCAGCGTGAGCGCGCAGAGCGCCACCACCTTCGACGTCCCCTACACCGTGACCGTGAAGAACACCGGCCCGGTCAGCGACCCGAACGTGCAGCTCACCGAGAACCTCGCGCAGACCTTCAGTGCGGGCAGCCCGGCGCTGAGCATCGTCGCCGGCCCGGCCGTCACGTCCGGCAGCGCCACCGTGAACGCCGGCTTCACCGGCACCGGCGATACCCGCCTGCTGTCGGGCACGACCGCGCTGGCGGCCGGAGCGAGCGTGACCGTGACCTTCACCGTGCGCGTCACGTACTCCACGCAGGCCAGCGTGCCCGCCAGCACCACCACGCTGAACAACAGCGTGATCGCCACCAGCGCCAGCACCGCGCCGAACGACGGCTACGCCGGCGGCCTGCCGCCCGTGGACGTGCTCGCCACCGACACGTCCACGAACGCTGCCGCGCCGCCCGCCACCGCGAACGGCGACGCGGCCGGCCCCACGCCCGTGACCCTGCCCACCGTGGCCGACCTGACGCTGACCAAGACCGACGGCGTGGGCAGTGTGGCCGCGCTGGGCACCACCACCTACACCATCACCCTGACGAACAGCGGCCCCGGCAGCGCGAACGGGACGGTTCTGACGGACCCGGCCGCCGCCGGCCTGACCAAGACCGGCGTGAGCTGCGCGGCGACCGGGGGGGGCGCGTGCCCGGCCGTCACCGTCGCCGGGCTGGAGGGCGGCGTCACCATCGCCACCCTGCCTGCCGGCGCCTCGGTCACGCTGACGGTGCCCGCAGCCGTGAGCGCCACCACCGGCACCGTCAGCAACAGCGTGAGCGCCACCCTGCTCGCTGGCACCGTGGACCTGACCCCGGTGGGCACCGTGACCGACACCGACACGGTGACGCCGGTGACGGACGTGGCGGTGAGCAAGGCGGTCAGCCGCGCGTACGCCGGCCCCGGCCAGCCGCTCACGTACACCATCCGGGTCTGGAACAACGGCCCCAACGCCGCCAGCAGTGTGAGCCTCACCGACACCGTCCCCGCCGTCCTGAGCGGCGTGACATGGACGTGCGCGGCCACCGGCAGCGCCACGTGCTCGGCTGCGAGCGGCAGCGGCAATACCCTCAGCGTCGGCGCGACCCTGCCGGTGGACAGCGGGGCGGCCACCACCGCCGACACGCAGTACGTGACCGTGACCGTGACGGGCACCTTGAGCAGCGCCGCCAGCGGCACGGTGAACAACACCGCGAGCGTGAGCCACACCAGCGATGCGAACAGCGGGAACAACAGCGCGGCGGCGAGCACGGCCATCGTGGACGCGGTGAACGACAGCGCGGTCACGCTGAGTTACGGGACCGGCGGCACGGTGACGGTGCTGGGCAACGACACGGTGGGGGGGACCGCGGCGACGACGTCCATCAGCGCGGTGACGGTCAGTGCCAACGGGGGCCTGAATGGACTGAGCGTGAACGGGTCGGGACAACTGGTGGTGCCCAGCACCACCGCTGCCGGCACGTACACCGTCACCTACCAGCTGTGCTCGGTCACCGACGCCTCCGCCTGCGACACCGCCACGGTGGGCATCACGGTCGGCGCGGCGCAGGCGAACCTGGGGATCACGAAGACCGGACCCACCTACGCCCAGCCCGGGCAGGACCTCACCTACACCCTGACTGTCACGAACGCCGGACCGGACGCGGCGACCAGCGTGACCCTCACCGACACGCTGCCCGCCGCCCTCACGTACAAGGCCAGCACGCCCGCCGCGTCCGTCAGCGGCCAGACGCTGACGTGGACGGCCGCCAGCCTCGCCAACGGCGCGACCTGGACCGTCAGCGTGACCGCCACCGCGCCGGGCTCTGCCACGCTGGAGAGCACGCCCGCCGCGCGCACCGTCACGAACACCGCCAGCGTCACGGGCGCCACCGCCGACCCGGCCAGCAGCAACAACAGCGCCGCCGTGACCACCGCGATGGTCTACGGCACGCTCGGCAAGACCGTGCGCAACGTCACGACCGGCTCGGCCTTCACCACGTCGGGCGGCGGCCTGCCCGGTCAGGTGCTCGAATACTGCATCGCCTACGGCAATTTCGGCGGCGCCGCCCTGCCGAACTTCACCATCACCGATCACGTGCCGGGCACCACCACCGCGCTGCCCTTTGCCTACGACGCCGACGAGCCCAGCGCCGTCACCGGCTTCGGCGTGAAACTCGTGCGCGGCGGCGTGACCACCTACCTCAGCAGCGCGGCCGACACCGACGCCGGCGCACTGAGCAGCGCGGGCGGGACCTACGCCCGCGGCACCATGAGCGCCGCGCTGGGCACCCTGAACCCCGGCGAGAGCGGCAGCGCGTGCTTCCAGGTCACCATCCGCTGACCGCCCCCCGCGCCGCGCCCCACTACAATCCGGACCGTGACCGCGCCCACCCCCCCCACGGACCACCTGCGCGGCGTGCTGCTGCTGATCCTCGTGACGGCGATCTGGGGCAGCACCTTCGCGGTCGTCAAGACCCTCGGCGAGACCATGAGCGCCCCCGCCGTGATCGCGTGGCGCTTCGTGATCGCCACCGTGGCCCTCACGCCGCTCGTGTGGGCGACCGCGCGCCGCCGCCCGCCCACCCCGGCGCCGCCCGGCCGGAACCTGTGGCACGGCGGCGTGCTGCTCGGCGCGTGGCTGATCGCCAGCTACGGCACGCAGACCATCGCCCTGCAGACCACCAGCGCCAACCGCGCGGCGTTCTTCACCGCCCTGAGCGTGGTCATGGTCCCGGTATGGCTCGCCGTCGGCCAGCGTCGCCGCATGCCCCTGACCCTGTGGCTGGCCCTGCCGCTCGCCGTCGGCGGCCTCGCCCTGCTGTCGTGGGAGGGCGGCCGCCTCGTGATCGGGGACGTGTGGGCGCTGGGCTGCGCGTTCACGTACGCCGGCTACATCGTGATCCTGGAACGCCTCGCGCACCGGCACGCCGCGCTGCCGTTCACGCTGGTGCAGCTGGTCGTCGTCAGTGTCCTCGCCGCGGTCTGGCTGCTCCTCAGCGGCGAGCCCCTGCTGCCCCCGCCGGGCAGCTGGTGGCCTCTGGCGTACCTGGGCGTGGCCGCCACCGCCGTCACCACCCTCCTCCAGACGGTCGGGCAGCGCCGCGTCAGCGCGGCCGAGGCCAGCTTGATCTACGCGCTGGAACCCGTCACCGCCACGATCTTCAGCTTTCTGCTGCTGGGCGAACGCGTCGGCCTGCGGGGCGCCCTGGGCGGCGCTCTGGTCGTGGTCGCCACCGTGCTCAGCCAGCGCGGCACCGTGGACGCGCCGCCCCACGCCGAGACGCCCGCTCCCCAGAGCGAGTAGGGGACGTCACCGCGGTCCTGCGTTCCGGGCTCAGGCGATGTGGCGATCGGCGGTCAGAAGCCGCGCACCTGATCCGGGATCAGCAGGGTCTTCACGGCCACGCCCGATCCCCACACGCCCCGCAGCGCGTTCTTCACGGCCGAATTCCGCACCGCGTCGTAGATGGCCGGCGGCAGGCTCGGCGACGGGTACGTGCCCTGCGGCCCCCGCGTCGTGACCTGAACATCCAGCGGAAAGCTCAGGGCGGCCGTGCACACCAGCAGCCCGCCCAGCAGGAACCCGCCCAGCGCGCCCGGCGCCATGTGCCACGGCTGCTCCAGCGGTGCGGGAATCAGGCGGCTGATCGCCACCGCCATCCCCGCACTCAGCATCAGCGCGATCAGGGCCGCCGCCAGCGGACTGCCGGACAGCGAATTTGCCAGGAAACACAGCGCGATGCCCGACAGGCCCCACGCCAGGCCCGACAGGCCCCGCCGCGCGCCCAGGGCTGTCAACAGCGCCCAGAGCGTGATGAGCAGCGCGTCAAACCAGGTGATCACGCCGCGCAGTGTAGTCCAGCCCGACTTACAGTTTCCTGCTGCGTCCAGCACTCCCGACTGCGCCACATGACGTGTTCTCCGGCTGTCCGGGTGACGGACGCGCGGCGCCCGGCCACGCGCAACACTGCGGTCATGGACGACCACGCCCTTTCCCGGCACCTCTCCTTCCTCCTGCGCCACGCCCCGCACGACGCGGGCGTCACCCTCGGCCCCGGCGGCTGGGTGCCCCTCGCGCCCCTGCTCGCCCACCTCAACGTCACCCGCGCCGACATCGAACGCGTCGTGGCCGGCAACGACAAGCGGCGCTTCGCCCTGCTGGGCGACACCATCCGCGCCAACCAGGGGCACAGCGTCCCCGTCGATCTGGACCTCCAGCCTGCCACCCCGCCCGACCTGCTCTACCACGGCACCCACGCCGCCGCCCTGCCCGCCATCTGGCAGGGCGGCCTGCGCCCCATGACCCGTCACCACGTCCACCTGTCGCCCGATCCGGACACCGCCCGGCGGGTCGGCGCGCGGCGCGGAAGTCCCGTGATCCTCACGGTGCGGGCCGGAGACCTGCATGCGGCCGGGCACACCTTCTCCGTCAGCGAGAACGGGGTGTGGCTGACGGACACGGTGCCTCCGGCGTTCCTGCGGGAGTGAGGGACCGTCGTCGGTCCCGACCCCCGCCCCTGCCCCGGGGGCGCAGGGTGGGCACCCCACTGGCGAGTGCCGGAGAGCGGTGTGCCGCCGCGTTCACCCGGCCGTGAGGCCGATGCGACGCGCCACGGCTGCGTCAGACACGGGGTAGACGCGTTCGGCCGGGAGCAGCAGGCGCTCGGGGAAGGCCGCGAGCCGGCGCTGCTCGATAACGAATGGAGTGATGTCCTCCACCCGGACCAGCCACTCGTCACTGAAGCGGCGTCACGTCTCGCCGCGCAGGCCCAGCTGGAGGGCCCAGCGGGCCACCGGCCGGCCGTCAGGCGCGTGATCGGGGTCCCATTGCAGCCGGACGTCCGACCGCGCCACGGCGCTGCGCCAGGCTTCGGGCGTCAGGTGTGGAGCGCCGCTCAGCGACGACGCCACCGCGTCCCGCAGGAGCGAGTCGAACTCCGCGCGTGGAAGGGTCAGGGCCAGGACGCGTTCCTGGCCGGCCTTGCTGGCCCAGCCGGAGCGGTACATCATCCACAGGAAGTTCGGTTTGATCCAGCTCATCCGCGTGAAGCTGAAGCTGCCACCGAAGCGCCCCCGGTTGACCGCAAAGGTGGCGATCTCGGGCCGGTAGGCCTGGTACACGACGATGTGGTGGTCGTCGAAGTGGGCCAGGATGTGCCGTCCCTGCGCGGGCCAGCGGGCCGATTGCAGCGTCAGCGGTTCGGTACGGAGGAGCATCCCTCACTGTGTCTGTTCCAGGTCCGGTTCCCAAGCGCCGTGTGGCCTAGCCGTGCTGCCGGACGCTAGCCTCAGGTCATGGATCTCGCCCAGGCCCGCGCCGCCCTGAAGTCCGCGTCCCGCGTGGCCGTCCTGACCGGGGCGGGCGTGAGCGCCGAGAGCGGGATTCCCACCTTCCGGGACGCGCAGACGGGGCACTGGGCGCGCTTCCGGCCGGAGGACCTCGCCAGCCCCGGCGCGTACTCCCGCGACCCCGACATGGTGTGGGAGTGGTACGCCGGGCGCTACCGGGACGTGCTGGCCGCCCGGCCAAACGGCGCGCACCTGCTGCTGGCGCGACTGGAGCGGGAGAAGGGCGCGGGGTTTTTCCTGGCGACGCAGAACGTGGACGGCCTGCATGGACGCGCCGGGAGCGGAGCGGGCGGCGGGCGGATGGTGGAGCTGCACGGGACCCTGCTCTCCGCGCGGGACGAGGTGACGGGCGAGGTCTTCCCGCTGCCCGCGCCGGACGTGCTGGTCACGCCGCCCGTCTCGCCCAGCGGGAACCGCATGCGGCCGAACGTGGTGTGGTTCGGGGAATACCTGCCACAGGACGCGCTGGACGCGGCCACGCGGGCTTTCCAGGCCGCGGAGGCCGCCCTGATCGTCGGGACGAGCGGCGCCGTGTACCCGGCGGCCGGTCTGGCCGGGGAAACCCTGTTCGCGGGCGGCACCGTGATCGAGGTCAACCCGGACGACACGGAGCTGTCGCGCCACATGACGTACTGCGTGCGGGACGTCGCGTCCCGCGGCCTGGCCGCGCTGATGGAGGACGGGGCTATGCTCGGGGCATGAGCCAGGCCACCCGCCATGCCCGCGCGTTCCAGTCCCACCGCGCGGCCCTGATCGACCTGTACGCGCAACTTCCCGACGAGCACGCGACTTTCAAGGCCTGGGAGGAGGGCATGACCTTCCTGCGGCTGGCCGATCACCTGTCCGGCAGCGTGGGCCGCGTGCCCGCTCTGCTGGAGGGCCGGCAGCCGGACGCGCCCGCCGCACCCAGCGCCACCCTGGCCGACGCGCAGGCCCGGCTCCAGGCCACGCTGGACATGTTCGTGACCACGGCCTCGGCCCTGTCGGACGACGACCTGCAGCGGCGCATTCCGGCGTTCGGCCGTGAGCTGCCGGTGTGGACGATGCTGGACTTCATCACGCAGCACGAAGCGCACCACAAGGGACAGGCGTGGATGATGGCCCGCATGGTGGGCGTGCAGCCCCCGATGTTCGTGAAGCTGGGCTGAGTGCGGCCTCGGGAGCAGGGAACGGCGACTCCCGGCTGACTCCGGCGGGCGTGGCCGCGCCGCACTCAGCGCAGGACGCGCAGGTATGCCTGCCACGGCCCGACCGCGTTCCGCTGGACGCCAGCCAGCGTGCGCGCGATCTGCACCACGTGGTCTAGGTCGTGCGCCACCCATGTCGCCAGGAGCTGTCCGGCCGTCACCTTGCCGAATTCCGGGTGGTGGCCCGTCCGGCGCAGGTCGGCCGCCGTGAGGCGCAGCGTCTCCAGGCGGGTCACGCACTCCCGGCGGACGGCTGCGAACTCGTCGAGCAGGTCATCCGGGGTCCGTCCGCCGCTCGCTGCCAGGTGCGCGAAACGGTCGAAAGGTGGGAACGTGCCGTCCCCGTGCAGGATGGTGTGCAGGCGTGGCAGCCAGTTCGTGCGGTCCGCGTGGCTCAGGTGGGCGACCACCTCTGGGGGCGTCCATGTGCCGGGGCCCTCGTCCGCCTGCGTCCAGGTCGGCCCCAGGCCGCGCAGCAGGGCGTCCAGCGTGCCCGGCGTGCGCCGCAGGACCGGGACGGCGTCCTCCACTTGGAACTCCATGCCCGGAGTGTAGGCCGGCCAGACCTGACCGCGGGGGCCACACGCCGGCCTCCCGTGCGTGTGGCCCCCGCGGCCGGCGCGGCGCCTCAGTTGATCATCTTGGTCTTGTTGGTCATGAAGTCCATCAGGACGTACTGCCCGATGTTGTGCGGCGTGGTGAAATAGGCTTTGCCCTTGGTCATCTCGGAGACCCGGCGCACGAAGCCCACCAGTTCGGGGTCGCGCGCAAGCATGAAGGTGTTCACCTGAATCCCGCTGCGCCGGCAGTTGGCGACCTCGCGCAGTGTGGCCCCCAGCACGTAGGGGTCGAGGCCGTAGGCGTTCTTGTAGATGCGGCCGTCGGGCAGCGTGAGGGCCGAGGGCTTGCCGTCGGTGATCATCACGATCTGCTTCATGTCCTTGTTCTCGCGCTTCAGGAGCTGCTGCGCCAGCCGCAGGCCGCCGGCCGTGTTCGTGTGGTACGGCCCGATCTGCGCCTGCGCCAGCTTGTGCACCGGCACCTCCTCGGCCGAGTCGTGGAACAGCACGAACTTCACGGTGTCGCCGGGGTACTGCGTACGGATCAGGTGCGCCAGCGCCAGCGCCACCTGCTTGGCGGGCGTGAAGCGGTCCTCGCCGTACAGGATCATGGAGTGCGAGCAGTCCAGCAGCACCACCGTGGCCGCCGAGGAGTTGTACTCGGCCTGCCGGATGACCAGGTCGCCCTCCTCCAGGTTGTCGAAGCCCTTGGAGATCACGTTGCCCAGCGTGGCGGTCGTGTCGAGGTTCATGGTGTCGCCGAACTCGTAGTTCTTGAGTTCGCCGGTCATCTCGACGCCGCTGGCGTACTCGCGGGTGTCGTGCGCGCCCGCGCTGGAGCGGCCCAGGCCGCCCATCAGGTCGCGCAGGCTCTTGTAGCCCAGGAAGTCGATGGACTTGTCGGTCAGCTGGAACTTCGCGTCGCCGGGATCGCCGTTCCCGCCCTGGCCCTCCCCGTCCTCGAACTCCTTGCGGATGAAGCCGTCCTGCTGGAGCTTGTCCATCAGACGCTGGATCTGCTGGCCCAGCGGCGTCTCGCGCACGTCGTCGGCCTGCATGGCTTCCATCAGCTGCTCTTCGGGGATCATGCCCCGCTCGGCGAGGGCCTCCAGGATCGCGTCGAACAGGTCGTCCATGCTGGGCCGGGCGTTGGGGTCCGGGTCGTAGGGGTCGTTCATGCCCTGGCCGAGCAGCGCTTCCTGGATCATCTGCATGAGCTCGCTGGATTCCAGCTGGTCCAGCTCGCCCTCGAACTTGCTGTAGCGGGTGATGCGCGCCATATGGAGCCTCCGTGTGAACAGCATGGCGCGTCCGGCACGGCGCGTTTGTAATCGGCGGTCAGGTATCGCGCCGCGGATGTCCGCTGTGCTCGCCGCGTGCGTCACAATGGCTCCATGACCGCTTCCGTTCCTTCCCTGCGTCCCGACGCCCGCCTCGTGCGGCTCCACG is part of the Deinococcus metalli genome and encodes:
- a CDS encoding DinB family protein, producing the protein MEFQVEDAVPVLRRTPGTLDALLRGLGPTWTQADEGPGTWTPPEVVAHLSHADRTNWLPRLHTILHGDGTFPPFDRFAHLAASGGRTPDDLLDEFAAVRRECVTRLETLRLTAADLRRTGHHPEFGKVTAGQLLATWVAHDLDHVVQIARTLAGVQRNAVGPWQAYLRVLR
- a CDS encoding DUF4291 family protein, producing the protein MLLRTEPLTLQSARWPAQGRHILAHFDDHHIVVYQAYRPEIATFAVNRGRFGGSFSFTRMSWIKPNFLWMMYRSGWASKAGQERVLALTLPRAEFDSLLRDAVASSLSGAPHLTPEAWRSAVARSDVRLQWDPDHAPDGRPVARWALQLGLRGET
- a CDS encoding vWA domain-containing protein, coding for MARITRYSKFEGELDQLESSELMQMIQEALLGQGMNDPYDPDPNARPSMDDLFDAILEALAERGMIPEEQLMEAMQADDVRETPLGQQIQRLMDKLQQDGFIRKEFEDGEGQGGNGDPGDAKFQLTDKSIDFLGYKSLRDLMGGLGRSSAGAHDTREYASGVEMTGELKNYEFGDTMNLDTTATLGNVISKGFDNLEEGDLVIRQAEYNSSAATVVLLDCSHSMILYGEDRFTPAKQVALALAHLIRTQYPGDTVKFVLFHDSAEEVPVHKLAQAQIGPYHTNTAGGLRLAQQLLKRENKDMKQIVMITDGKPSALTLPDGRIYKNAYGLDPYVLGATLREVANCRRSGIQVNTFMLARDPELVGFVRRVSEMTKGKAYFTTPHNIGQYVLMDFMTNKTKMIN
- a CDS encoding DinB family protein — encoded protein: MSQATRHARAFQSHRAALIDLYAQLPDEHATFKAWEEGMTFLRLADHLSGSVGRVPALLEGRQPDAPAAPSATLADAQARLQATLDMFVTTASALSDDDLQRRIPAFGRELPVWTMLDFITQHEAHHKGQAWMMARMVGVQPPMFVKLG
- a CDS encoding DMT family transporter — translated: MTAPTPPTDHLRGVLLLILVTAIWGSTFAVVKTLGETMSAPAVIAWRFVIATVALTPLVWATARRRPPTPAPPGRNLWHGGVLLGAWLIASYGTQTIALQTTSANRAAFFTALSVVMVPVWLAVGQRRRMPLTLWLALPLAVGGLALLSWEGGRLVIGDVWALGCAFTYAGYIVILERLAHRHAALPFTLVQLVVVSVLAAVWLLLSGEPLLPPPGSWWPLAYLGVAATAVTTLLQTVGQRRVSAAEASLIYALEPVTATIFSFLLLGERVGLRGALGGALVVVATVLSQRGTVDAPPHAETPAPQSE
- a CDS encoding RNA 2'-phosphotransferase, with the protein product MDDHALSRHLSFLLRHAPHDAGVTLGPGGWVPLAPLLAHLNVTRADIERVVAGNDKRRFALLGDTIRANQGHSVPVDLDLQPATPPDLLYHGTHAAALPAIWQGGLRPMTRHHVHLSPDPDTARRVGARRGSPVILTVRAGDLHAAGHTFSVSENGVWLTDTVPPAFLRE
- a CDS encoding Sir2 family NAD-dependent protein deacetylase, with protein sequence MDLAQARAALKSASRVAVLTGAGVSAESGIPTFRDAQTGHWARFRPEDLASPGAYSRDPDMVWEWYAGRYRDVLAARPNGAHLLLARLEREKGAGFFLATQNVDGLHGRAGSGAGGGRMVELHGTLLSARDEVTGEVFPLPAPDVLVTPPVSPSGNRMRPNVVWFGEYLPQDALDAATRAFQAAEAALIVGTSGAVYPAAGLAGETLFAGGTVIEVNPDDTELSRHMTYCVRDVASRGLAALMEDGAMLGA